The Corynebacterium glaucum genome includes a region encoding these proteins:
- a CDS encoding DUF6286 domain-containing protein gives MTAPANSQTYPVPDDEFFPADMARQAGPHPGTEPRSNPAARWLAIIISILLLSLAGVIARELWYRYQGETYDSWLEPVFELIGSAPVNGWAVTIGIFISLLGLWLLVTSFLPRGRTHIRVNSPASIWVRPVDVARKASHTTRSEVGGANIRSRADRKRLNVQVEDDGTGTVEQRVAATLSNEFSGLETPPAVSVKVLPQTQSTNPSAKTGADPYAPPQPIDAPYPGPQEIQR, from the coding sequence ATGACCGCACCAGCTAACTCGCAAACGTACCCGGTGCCGGACGATGAATTCTTTCCGGCTGACATGGCGCGACAAGCTGGGCCACACCCTGGCACCGAGCCGAGGTCGAACCCTGCGGCTCGGTGGTTGGCCATCATCATCTCGATCCTGCTGCTGTCCCTGGCGGGAGTGATTGCCCGGGAACTGTGGTACCGCTACCAGGGTGAGACCTATGATTCGTGGCTCGAGCCGGTTTTTGAGCTCATCGGTTCTGCACCGGTGAATGGGTGGGCGGTCACAATCGGTATTTTCATCTCGCTTCTGGGCCTGTGGTTGCTTGTCACTTCATTCCTTCCCCGCGGGCGCACGCATATCCGCGTTAACTCACCGGCATCAATCTGGGTTCGCCCCGTCGATGTCGCCCGGAAAGCCAGCCACACAACCCGCTCCGAGGTCGGCGGAGCAAACATTCGTTCTCGGGCCGATCGCAAGCGTCTCAACGTGCAGGTTGAAGACGACGGCACAGGCACTGTTGAGCAGCGCGTTGCCGCAACGCTCAGCAACGAGTTCAGCGGTCTCGAAACACCTCCGGCAGTCAGCGTGAAAGTGCTCCCACAAACCCAAAGCACCAACCCGAGTGCTAAGACCGGAGCCGATCCTTACGCCCCGCCGCAACCCATCGATGCC
- a CDS encoding Asp23/Gls24 family envelope stress response protein, translating into MDTSFYHISEKAVERVANAAVLTVPGVRALDAKLAGLAGRSFPRVDVHLDRALGIAAIETEIATTYPAPVAAITDAVRATIIAHVRTLCGLDVSKVKVTVANVEADADGGRVTWDEVTHHYAAVQPTPIRISSSEVTSPVTKERVPLTPIEARSLLEDLRDVTVPAPPEVEHVEVPEAPSVQTNGFVADPQPLAEISVPAPGPVRVPMTPEPRPLRVVAIPPQRDVMPISVRPTPVRSPRTPAPVDIAPVFAEPITITPVYAAPAHPLKPVDIHSAMRLEPVSLPARAPLKEILVERQPLIPVAVPPAQRLRPVAPPRPTPVHHPTAPAPAPLKQITIEPVEKYYDRTS; encoded by the coding sequence ATGGACACGTCGTTCTACCACATCAGCGAGAAGGCGGTAGAGCGCGTGGCTAACGCTGCGGTGCTCACGGTGCCCGGCGTGCGCGCACTCGATGCCAAGCTGGCCGGGCTCGCCGGCCGAAGCTTTCCGCGTGTCGACGTCCACTTGGATCGCGCCCTCGGCATCGCTGCGATTGAAACCGAGATCGCAACCACGTATCCGGCACCCGTTGCAGCTATCACCGATGCAGTGCGAGCAACGATCATCGCTCACGTGCGTACGCTTTGCGGCCTTGATGTTTCGAAAGTCAAGGTCACCGTTGCCAACGTTGAAGCTGATGCAGACGGGGGCCGCGTGACTTGGGATGAGGTCACGCACCATTACGCTGCCGTACAACCGACACCAATCCGCATTTCGTCGTCGGAGGTCACGTCACCTGTGACCAAGGAGCGCGTGCCGCTCACGCCGATTGAAGCACGTTCGCTGCTCGAGGATCTGCGTGATGTCACGGTGCCTGCGCCTCCAGAGGTGGAGCACGTGGAGGTACCTGAGGCACCGTCGGTGCAGACCAACGGCTTCGTGGCAGACCCGCAACCGCTGGCGGAGATTTCAGTGCCGGCTCCAGGCCCCGTCCGTGTGCCGATGACACCGGAACCACGCCCGCTGCGGGTGGTCGCCATTCCACCGCAGCGCGATGTGATGCCGATCAGCGTTCGGCCCACCCCCGTGCGCTCCCCGCGCACGCCTGCGCCCGTAGACATCGCTCCTGTGTTCGCAGAGCCGATCACCATAACACCGGTGTACGCGGCACCCGCGCATCCTCTAAAGCCCGTGGATATCCACAGTGCGATGCGGCTTGAGCCGGTCTCGCTGCCGGCCCGCGCCCCGTTGAAAGAGATCTTGGTCGAACGCCAGCCCCTTATCCCGGTGGCTGTTCCACCGGCACAGCGACTGCGTCCAGTCGCCCCACCGCGGCCGACGCCGGTCCACCACCCAACAGCGCCGGCTCCGGCGCCGCTGAAGCAAATCACGATTGAACCGGTGGAGAAGTATTATGACCGCACCAGCTAA
- a CDS encoding Asp23/Gls24 family envelope stress response protein, whose protein sequence is MADNNVRQNTPATPNTVNEQSKSNPASSSQANNPANNPVNNPADSASTSSAVEPEQIRPRNENLETDHGTTVIDDNVVGKIAGIAAREVSGVNNLGGGAARMWGAVRDTFTSSTNVQQGVNVAVQEGHVSVAVAIIAEYGVAIHELANAIRENVTVAITRMTGLIVDRVDVTVHDVHLPEQEQNQVEQYDEPANYQASNTNPQLAQ, encoded by the coding sequence ATGGCTGACAACAACGTGCGTCAAAACACCCCGGCTACCCCGAACACCGTGAACGAGCAGAGCAAGTCCAACCCGGCCTCGAGCAGCCAGGCCAACAACCCGGCAAACAACCCGGTCAACAATCCGGCTGACTCAGCCTCCACCTCCTCCGCAGTCGAGCCGGAGCAGATCCGCCCGCGCAACGAGAACCTGGAGACCGACCACGGCACCACCGTTATCGATGACAACGTTGTGGGCAAGATCGCCGGCATTGCGGCTCGCGAGGTCTCCGGTGTGAACAACCTCGGCGGTGGCGCAGCCCGTATGTGGGGCGCAGTCCGCGACACTTTCACCTCCTCCACCAACGTCCAGCAGGGCGTGAACGTCGCAGTGCAGGAAGGTCACGTCTCCGTCGCGGTCGCCATCATCGCTGAGTACGGCGTGGCAATCCACGAGCTGGCGAACGCTATCCGCGAGAACGTCACCGTCGCTATCACTCGTATGACCGGCCTGATTGTGGACCGCGTCGATGTCACCGTCCACGACGTTCACCTGCCTGAGCAGGAACAGAACCAGGTCGAGCAGTACGACGAGCCGGCTAACTACCAGGCTTCGAACACCAACCCGCAGCTGGCACAGTAG
- the rpsJ gene encoding 30S ribosomal protein S10, with the protein MAGQKIRIRLKAYDHEAIDASAKKIVETVTRTGARVVGPVPLPTEKNVYAVIRSPHKYKDSREHFEMRTHKRLIDILDPTPKTVDALMRIDLPASVDVNIQ; encoded by the coding sequence GTGGCGGGACAGAAGATCCGCATCAGGCTCAAGGCCTACGACCACGAAGCGATCGACGCATCTGCGAAGAAGATCGTTGAAACGGTCACCCGCACGGGTGCCCGCGTCGTTGGACCGGTGCCGTTGCCCACTGAAAAGAACGTGTACGCCGTTATCCGTTCTCCGCACAAGTACAAGGATTCTCGCGAGCACTTCGAGATGCGCACTCACAAGCGCCTCATCGATATTCTCGATCCGACGCCGAAGACCGTCGACGCGCTCATGCGTATCGACCTCCCGGCCAGCGTTGATGTGAACATCCAGTAA
- the rplC gene encoding 50S ribosomal protein L3 codes for MSDNQIKGILGKKIGMTQIFDEDNRVIPVTVVEAGPCVVTQIRTPETDGYSAIQIAYGDIDPRKTKKPQAGHYKKAGVNPRRYVAEIRMDDTSEYEVGQEFNATIFDGDTFVDVVGTTKGKGYAGGMKRHGFAGQGAAHGNQASHRRVGSIGQAATPGRVFKGKRMAGRMGGNRVTTQNLKIQRIDGDNNLILIKGAIPGAKGSVVTVKTAVKGGAHA; via the coding sequence ATGTCTGATAACCAGATCAAGGGCATTCTGGGCAAGAAGATCGGCATGACCCAAATCTTCGACGAGGACAACCGCGTCATTCCGGTGACCGTCGTCGAGGCTGGGCCGTGCGTGGTCACCCAGATTCGTACCCCAGAGACCGATGGCTACTCCGCCATCCAGATCGCTTACGGCGACATTGATCCCCGTAAGACCAAGAAGCCGCAGGCTGGCCACTACAAGAAGGCTGGCGTGAACCCGCGTCGCTACGTCGCGGAGATCCGTATGGACGACACCTCCGAGTACGAGGTCGGCCAGGAGTTCAACGCCACCATCTTCGACGGCGACACTTTCGTCGACGTTGTTGGCACCACCAAGGGTAAGGGCTACGCAGGTGGCATGAAGCGCCACGGCTTTGCCGGCCAGGGTGCCGCACACGGTAACCAGGCCTCCCACCGTCGCGTGGGCTCCATCGGCCAGGCCGCAACGCCGGGCCGCGTGTTCAAGGGCAAGCGCATGGCTGGCCGCATGGGCGGTAACCGAGTTACTACCCAGAACTTGAAGATCCAACGCATCGACGGCGACAACAACCTGATCCTGATCAAGGGCGCCATCCCTGGCGCCAAGGGCAGCGTTGTTACCGTCAAGACCGCAGTGAAGGGCGGTGCTCACGCATGA